A window from Zingiber officinale cultivar Zhangliang chromosome 7A, Zo_v1.1, whole genome shotgun sequence encodes these proteins:
- the LOC122002607 gene encoding eukaryotic translation initiation factor 3 subunit D-like, protein MGFDVGVIPFNLDGWGPPDANPAPLLLSGNDRVATRPANIPFAPFSRSEKLGRVADWTRNPNFGSNAARSAAGGDRDAVFDFALDESSALSAGAGDDASFRLVDGKPPPRPKFGPRWRFQQRPQLPQRRDEEVEAKKREAEKERARRDRFYNLHHRFAAGGGFGGGPNRRDSPVFKSSVDIQPEWTMLDQIPFSTFSKLSFSVPDPPEDLLVCGGLEFYDRSFDRINPKNERRLERFKSRNFFKVTTTDDPVIRRLAADDKATVFATDAILSALMCAPRSVYSWDIIIQRVGNKLFFDKRDGSQLDLLSVNETSQELLPDAKEDINSAFSLSTEATYINQNFSQQVLLRDGNKITFDEPNPFASEGEEVASVAYRYRRWKLDDETQLIARCEVHSITDVKGQRAFMTLNALNEFDPKYTGLDWRQKLETQRGAVLATELKNNANKLAKWTAQALLSGADLMKLGYVSRVHPRDHYNHVILSVIGYKPRDFSAQINLNTSNMWGIVKSIVDLCMKLNEGKYVLVKDPVKPQVRIYEVPVDAFENDYVEQPLPEEEQVQPPAEEDATASAMDAAAEAAADTAAGAAEEEKNADAFAV, encoded by the coding sequence ATGGGTTTCGACGTCGGCGTCATCCCCTTCAACCTAGACGGATGGGGCCCTCCCGATGCCAATCCCGCGCCGCTCCTCCTCTCCGGGAACGACAGGGTCGCCACTCGACCCGCCAACATCCCTTTTGCCCCCTTTTCCCGCTCCGAGAAGCTGGGCCGCGTTGCCGACTGGACCCGCAACCCTAACTTCGGCTCCAACGCCGCTCGATCGGCCGCCGGTGGAGATCGCGACGCCGTCTTCGACTTCGCTCTCGACGAGTCCTCTGCCCTATCCGCCGGCGCTGGTGATGACGCCTCTTTCCGCCTGGTCGACGGCAAGCCCCCGCCGCGCCCCAAATTCGGCCCCCGCTGGCGCTTCCAGCAGCGGCCGCAGCTGCCGCAGCGCCGCGATGAGGAGGTTGAGGCCAAGAAGCGTGAGGCGGAGAAGGAACGGGCCCGCCGCGACCGTTTCTACAACCTCCACCATCGCTTTGCCGCAGGAGGTGGTTTTGGTGGCGGCCCAAATCGGCGTGATTCTCCTGTCTTCAAGTCCTCCGTCGACATCCAGCCTGAATGGACCATGCTCGACCAGATTCCTTTCTCCACTTTCTCAAAGCTCTCCTTTTCCGTTCCTGATCCGCCTGAGGACCTCCTTGTCTGTGGCGGCCTGGAGTTCTATGATCGCTCCTTCGACCGCATCAACCCCAAGAACGAGCGCCGTCTTGAGAGGTTCAAGTCTCGCAATTTCTTCAAGGTCACCACCACTGACGACCCCGTCATACGTCGCCTCGCTGCCGACGACAAGGCCACTGTTTTTGCCACCGACGCCATCCTTTCCGCTCTCATGTGCGCCCCACGGTCTGTCTACTCGTGGGACATTATCATTCAGCGTGTTGGCAACAAGCTCTTCTTCGACAAGCGTGATGGTTCCCAGCTCGACCTTCTCTCGGTCAATGAGACGTCGCAGGAGCTCCTCCCTGATGCCAAGGAGGACATCAACTCTGCATTCTCCCTCTCCACTGAGGCTACTTACATCAACCAAAACTTCTCGCAGCAGGTCCTCCTACGTGATGGCAACAAGATTACATTCGATGAGCCCAACCCCTTTGCTTCTGAAGGTGAAGAAGTTGCATCTGTTGCATACCGATACCGCCGCTGGAAGCTTGATGATGAGACCCAACTCATTGCCCGCTGTGAGGTGCACAGCATCACCGATGTCAAGGGTCAGCGAGCTTTCATGACACTGAACGCCCTCAATGAGTTTGATCCAAAGTACACTGGGTTAGATTGGAGGCAGAAACTTGAGACACAAAGGGGAGCAGTTCTCGCAACTGAACTCAAGAACAATGCCAACAAGCTTGCCAAGTGGACTGCTCAAGCACTACTTTCCGGCGCTGATTTGATGAAGCTGGGTTATGTCTCTAGAGTCCACCCTCGAGACCATTACAACCATGTTATTCTGAGTGTGATTGGGTACAAGCCTAGGGATTTTTCAGCCCAAATCAATCTCAACACTTCCAACATGTGGGGCATCGTCAAGTCAATCGTCGACCTTTGCATGAAGCTCAATGAAGGGAAATATGTTCTTGTTAAGGACCCAGTTAAGCCACAAGTGCGAATCTATGAGGTGCCAGTAGATGCATTTGAGAATGACTATGTGGAACAGCCTCTGCCAGAGGAGGAGCAGGTGCAGCCTCCGGCAGAGGAAGATGCTACAGCTAGTGCTATGGATGCTGCAGCAGAAGCAGCGGCCGATACTGCAGCTGGAGCTGCAGAGGAGGAAAAGAATGCCGATGCTTTTGCTGTCTGA